The sequence below is a genomic window from Streptomyces sp. NBC_00289.
GCCCGGCCGGCCAGGCTGTGCGCGAAGAGGTGGTCGATCCCCGGGTCGAGCCCTGCCTCGGTCAGGACCACGAGCCCCGCCCGCGCGGCCTCGGGCACCTGCTCGAGCACCGCGTCCGACACATAGCTCGAGCAGGCGAAGTGCGCCCGCTCGCGCACGCAGACAGCCAGCAGGGCGGCGTGCTCGGGCGCCGGAAGCATCGACACGACGACATCGCCGGGTGCCAGTTCGCCGGCGAGCGCGGTCGGCGTGTACGCGCGCGGCTCGGCGCGTCCCGCAAGGCCGAGCGCCTCCAGGGCCCGTGCGGCGCGCTCCTCGGTGCGGTGCCACAGCCGTACCCGTCCGGCCGTGTCGCACAGCGTCGCCAGACCGCTGCCGGTGGACAGGCCCGCGCCGATCCAGTGGACGGTGGCGCCGGCGGCAACACGGTCAGACACGACGGAACTCCTCGGAGGCCTGGTGGAACCGGTCCAGGCAGCGCGCCCACGGGCCGCCGGCCGGGAAGTCGAGCAGCTGGGGCAGCAGCGCGGCGGAGAAGTCGGTGCTGGACTCCTTCGGCAACAGGGACGGCAGGTTGTCGATGGCGATCAGGTCGAGCGGTGGATCCTCGCGCAGCCGCCGTACGGGCTCCGCCCACTCGGTGGTGCGGTCGTAGACCGGCAGCACGTTGAGGGGCGAGCCGACGTCGCAGGTGACGTCGCAGAGCGTGCGCAGCCGGCGGGCCGGGTCGTCGAGATCCGTCTCCCGGAGGAAGGGCGGGACGGGGCTGGTGGCGAGGACCGCGTTCACCATCACGTCGTGGTCCAGCAGGGCCCGGCGGTCCAGGTCCCGTGTCTCGTCGATGTCCCAGCAGGTGGGGTCGACGCCGGCGGCGGCGAACCCGGCGCGGGCGCCCCGGCCGCTGCGGCCCAGCGCGCCGACCACCAGCGCGGTGAACTCCTCGTCCCCGGCGGCGCTCCGCAGCGTCTCGTCCAGCTCCTGCCTGCCCGTGGGCGTCAGCGGCACGGGCAGCCGGCCGCGATGCCGGAGGACGGCCAGGGCGGCGCCGAGGTAGCCGGCCCAGAAGCCGAAGGCGGCGAGCCGGCGGCCCTTGTCGTCCACCAGGTACTCGAGGTCGAACAGGGCACCGCCGCCG
It includes:
- a CDS encoding saccharopine dehydrogenase, producing MTELHLWLRHEDRATERRTSIVPSDARRLVADGVRLTVEESPQRIFPVEEYEAVGCRTAPAASWVSAPEDAVVLGLKELPARPDGLAHRHIFFGHAYKRQPGAADLLGRFAAGGGALFDLEYLVDDKGRRLAAFGFWAGYLGAALAVLRHRGRLPVPLTPTGRQELDETLRSAAGDEEFTALVVGALGRSGRGARAGFAAAGVDPTCWDIDETRDLDRRALLDHDVMVNAVLATSPVPPFLRETDLDDPARRLRTLCDVTCDVGSPLNVLPVYDRTTEWAEPVRRLREDPPLDLIAIDNLPSLLPKESSTDFSAALLPQLLDFPAGGPWARCLDRFHQASEEFRRV